The Scyliorhinus torazame isolate Kashiwa2021f chromosome 10, sScyTor2.1, whole genome shotgun sequence genome contains a region encoding:
- the fibinb gene encoding fin bud initiation factor, producing MLGLSVVCAVLCSLAQGLFTGPLHPEMSNGTFHHYFVPDGDYEENDDPEKCQMLFQVSDQRRCGLAADLETLLREEMVSLKRQVEDAARVLEGVGKTMAHDLEGEDSYGNYLSREATQIAEAFSHSDRSLVELELKFRQSQESEARDVGKINDEVVHMLYHTRQILREAVDISSGLKDKHELLTLIVRSHGTRLSRLKNDFMRG from the coding sequence ATGCTGGGGCTGAGTGTGGTGTGTGCTGTCCTGTGCTCGCTGGCACAGGGCTTGTTCACTGGGCCCCTGCACCCGGAAATGTCTAATGGCACCTTCCACCACTACTTCGTGCCCGACGGCGACTACGAGGAGAACGACGACCCGGAGAAGTGCCAGATGCTCTTCCAGGTGTCGGACCAGCGGCGCTGCGGGCTGGCAGCCGACCTGGAGACGCTGCTGCGGGAGGAGATGGTCAGCCTCAAGAGGCAAGTGGAGGACGCGGCCAgggtgctggagggggtgggcAAGACCATGGCCCACGACCTGGAGGGCGAGGACAGCTACGGCAACTACCTGAGCCGCGAGGCCACGCAGATCGCCGAGGCTTTCTCGCACTCGGACCGCTCGctggtggagctggagctgaagttCCGCCAGAGccaggagagcgaggcgagggatgtGGGCAAGATTAACGACGAGGTGGTGCACATGCTGTACCACACCAGACAGATTCTGAGGGAGGCAGTGGACATCTCGTCTGGGCTAAAGGATAAACACGAACTCCTCACCCTCATCGTCAGAAGTCACGGCACAAGGCTCAGCAGGCTGAAGAATGATTTCATGAGAGGTTAA